A genomic region of Seriola aureovittata isolate HTS-2021-v1 ecotype China chromosome 21, ASM2101889v1, whole genome shotgun sequence contains the following coding sequences:
- the LOC130162476 gene encoding GTPase IMAP family member 8-like isoform X1, translating to MKKATSAKELNVVIVGSQGSHKDLVGNIILGRNAFDAVDATFDCEKGEGEVCERRVTLVQTPGWLRGYQLCDTAELFKTETILSVTLCPPGLHGFLLVINAELPFTDVYKKATKEHLEYCFGEKVWDHTVVVFSHRGDIVHETIEDYISKEGAPLQPLLEACGNRYHVLCDDGTDKSTNVRQLFEKLDTMVAENSCYEVESRLIQTVEERRKEVDKKAEELRLQTQEQRQRLRRLLSEPKPSLRILMVGWVFSGKSAAGNRILRSEVFHTGERTMKALKQSGEVAGREVMVVDTPGWWKFFPASFIPEVVKSEILEGVSLCSPSPNVILLVVPPDTSFTDEQKRVTEDNMKLLGQRVWRHVIVLFTSGDTLGNKSIEQHIESEGKPLRGLIEKCGKRYHVLDNTSEAGDQVTELLEKMEEMVAGNYSLHLSETDDPQQEEKSDEPTKNKDENTAKEITEQLNIKWDRKNWEEHCTLKGDDSMDLPMNFSEDKQRLKDFKAEEEDKRQSEDDAGSVSLNMKELLEREWIRREASIEHYYKFFAERFCDSSEIDCTDKLM from the exons atgaagaaagcTACATCTGCCAAAG AGCTGAATGTGGTGATTGTGGGATCACAAGGCTCACATAAAGATCTGGTTGGAAACATCATCCTGGGAAGAAACGCGTTTGATGCCGTAGATGCAACATTCGACTGTgagaagggagagggagaagtgtGTGAGCGAAGAGTCACGTTGGTCCAAACCCCTGGATGGCTGCGAGGATATCAGCTGTGTGATACAGCAGAACTTTTCAAGACAGAGACGATTCTCAGCGTCACTCTGTGTCCACCTGGACTGCATGGTTTCCTGCTGGTGATTAATGCTGAGCTTCCATTCACAGATGTCTACAAGAAGGCGACAAAGGAGCACTTGGAGTATTGTTTTGGTGAGAAGGTGTGGGATCACACTGTAGTGGTCTTCAGCCACAGAGGCGATATAGTCCATGAAACCATTGAGGATTACATCAGTAAAGAAGGGGCACCACTCCAGCCGCTGCTGGAGGCCTGTGGTAACAGGTATCATGTTCTCTGTGATGATGGGACAGACAAAAGCACGAACGTCAGACAGCTGTTTGAGAAGCTTGACACCATGGTGGCAGAAAACAGTTGTTATGAAGTTGAGAGCAGGCTGATACAAACTgttgaagagaggaggaaggaagtggACAAAAAAGCTGAGGAGTTGCGTCTGCAGACACAAGAACAAAGGCAAAGGCTCAGAAGGCTCCTGAGTG AGCCAAAACCCAGCCTGAGAATCTTGATGGTCGGGTGGGTGTTTTCTGGGAAGAGTGCCGCTGGCAACAGGATTTTAAGAAGTGAAGTGTTTCACACTGGTGAGAGAACGATGAAAGCTTTAAAGCAAAGTGGCGAGGTGGCTGGAAGAGAGGTCATGGTGGTGGACACTCCTGGATGGTGGAAATTCTTCCCAGCGTCATTTATCCCTGAAGTTGTTAAGTCTGAGATTTTAGAAGGGGTGTCTCTGTGCTCGCCATCACCAAATGTCATTCTGCTGGTGGTGCCGCCCGACACATCATTTACTGATGAACAAAAAAGAGTCACAGAGGACAACATGAAGCTACTTGGACAGAGAGTGTGGAGACATGTAATAGTGCTGTTCACATCTGGGGACACTTTGGGAAACAAATCTATAGAGCAACACATTGAAAGTGAAGGAAAGCCTCTCCGTGGGctgattgagaaatgtggaaAGAGGTATCATGTCCTTGACAACACGAGCGAAGCTGGTGATCAGGTaacagagctgctggagaagatggaggagatggTGGCAGGAAACTATTCTTTGCACCTCAGTGAAACAGATGATCCAcaacaagaagagaaaagtgatgaaccaactaaaaacaaagatgagaaCACAGCCAAAGAGATCACAGAACAACTTAACATCAAATGGGATCGCAAGAACTGGGAAGAACACTGTACGTTAAAAGGAGACGACAGTATGGATTTACCAATGAACT TTAGTGAAGACAAGCAGAGGCTCAAAGATTtcaaagcagaggaagaagacaaaCGACAAAGTGAAGATGATGCAGGATCCGTCTCTCTGAACATGAAGGAATTGTTGGAGAGAGAGTGGATCAGACGAGAGGCATCAATAGAACATTACTACAAGTTCTTTGCAG
- the LOC130162476 gene encoding GTPase IMAP family member 8-like isoform X2, whose protein sequence is MKKATSAKELNVVIVGSQGSHKDLVGNIILGRNAFDAVDATFDCEKGEGEVCERRVTLVQTPGWLRGYQLCDTAELFKTETILSVTLCPPGLHGFLLVINAELPFTDVYKKATKEHLEYCFGEKVWDHTVVVFSHRGDIVHETIEDYISKEGAPLQPLLEACGNRYHVLCDDGTDKSTNVRQLFEKLDTMVAENSCYEVESRLIQTVEERRKEVDKKAEELRLQTQEQRQRLRRLLSEPKPSLRILMVGWVFSGKSAAGNRILRSEVFHTGERTMKALKQSGEVAGREVMVVDTPGWWKFFPASFIPEVVKSEILEGVSLCSPSPNVILLVVPPDTSFTDEQKRVTEDNMKLLGQRVWRHVIVLFTSGDTLGNKSIEQHIESEGKPLRGLIEKCGKRYHVLDNTSEAGDQVTELLEKMEEMVAGNYSLHLSETDDPQQEEKSDEPTKNKDENTAKEITEQLNIKWDRKNWEEHCTLKGDDSMDLPMNFSEDKQRLKDFKAEEEDKRQSEDDAGSVSLNMKELLEREWIRREASIEHYYKFFAGKRHL, encoded by the exons atgaagaaagcTACATCTGCCAAAG AGCTGAATGTGGTGATTGTGGGATCACAAGGCTCACATAAAGATCTGGTTGGAAACATCATCCTGGGAAGAAACGCGTTTGATGCCGTAGATGCAACATTCGACTGTgagaagggagagggagaagtgtGTGAGCGAAGAGTCACGTTGGTCCAAACCCCTGGATGGCTGCGAGGATATCAGCTGTGTGATACAGCAGAACTTTTCAAGACAGAGACGATTCTCAGCGTCACTCTGTGTCCACCTGGACTGCATGGTTTCCTGCTGGTGATTAATGCTGAGCTTCCATTCACAGATGTCTACAAGAAGGCGACAAAGGAGCACTTGGAGTATTGTTTTGGTGAGAAGGTGTGGGATCACACTGTAGTGGTCTTCAGCCACAGAGGCGATATAGTCCATGAAACCATTGAGGATTACATCAGTAAAGAAGGGGCACCACTCCAGCCGCTGCTGGAGGCCTGTGGTAACAGGTATCATGTTCTCTGTGATGATGGGACAGACAAAAGCACGAACGTCAGACAGCTGTTTGAGAAGCTTGACACCATGGTGGCAGAAAACAGTTGTTATGAAGTTGAGAGCAGGCTGATACAAACTgttgaagagaggaggaaggaagtggACAAAAAAGCTGAGGAGTTGCGTCTGCAGACACAAGAACAAAGGCAAAGGCTCAGAAGGCTCCTGAGTG AGCCAAAACCCAGCCTGAGAATCTTGATGGTCGGGTGGGTGTTTTCTGGGAAGAGTGCCGCTGGCAACAGGATTTTAAGAAGTGAAGTGTTTCACACTGGTGAGAGAACGATGAAAGCTTTAAAGCAAAGTGGCGAGGTGGCTGGAAGAGAGGTCATGGTGGTGGACACTCCTGGATGGTGGAAATTCTTCCCAGCGTCATTTATCCCTGAAGTTGTTAAGTCTGAGATTTTAGAAGGGGTGTCTCTGTGCTCGCCATCACCAAATGTCATTCTGCTGGTGGTGCCGCCCGACACATCATTTACTGATGAACAAAAAAGAGTCACAGAGGACAACATGAAGCTACTTGGACAGAGAGTGTGGAGACATGTAATAGTGCTGTTCACATCTGGGGACACTTTGGGAAACAAATCTATAGAGCAACACATTGAAAGTGAAGGAAAGCCTCTCCGTGGGctgattgagaaatgtggaaAGAGGTATCATGTCCTTGACAACACGAGCGAAGCTGGTGATCAGGTaacagagctgctggagaagatggaggagatggTGGCAGGAAACTATTCTTTGCACCTCAGTGAAACAGATGATCCAcaacaagaagagaaaagtgatgaaccaactaaaaacaaagatgagaaCACAGCCAAAGAGATCACAGAACAACTTAACATCAAATGGGATCGCAAGAACTGGGAAGAACACTGTACGTTAAAAGGAGACGACAGTATGGATTTACCAATGAACT TTAGTGAAGACAAGCAGAGGCTCAAAGATTtcaaagcagaggaagaagacaaaCGACAAAGTGAAGATGATGCAGGATCCGTCTCTCTGAACATGAAGGAATTGTTGGAGAGAGAGTGGATCAGACGAGAGGCATCAATAGAACATTACTACAAGTTCTTTGCAG GTAAGCGCCATCTCTGA